A single window of Melopsittacus undulatus isolate bMelUnd1 unplaced genomic scaffold, bMelUnd1.mat.Z mat_scaffold_593_arrow_ctg1, whole genome shotgun sequence DNA harbors:
- the LOC117438785 gene encoding mas-related G-protein coupled receptor member B2-like encodes MVLLAFLLVICVFGMVGNGIVLWFLGFQMKQNHFTVYILNVAVADCCLLLLFFLFTLAYFNLTIICYGLDSFYPFFEKFVDAIEFLCHFFVLSSLGLLTAISTERSVSVIFPIWYRCHRPKHLSGIMSGVLWASIGSFMLSIYLCFKFDEIHVTIFKSVAITYSVILSLLMLISNASMVIRLRCGSQRRSLGKLYVAVVLNVIFFFAFGMPFSAEVFFDLSLSRNLFPENTTLVLALLNSSINPVIYFLVGSWRQRRFQGSIQAALRRVFEEKARSKEESPVPEGIPMESTAQGPAGQGEA; translated from the coding sequence ATGGTCTTGCTAGCTTTCCTTTTGGTGATCTGTGTCTTTGGAATGGTGGGGAATGGGATAGTCTTGTGGTTCCTGGGTTTCCAGATGAAGCAGAACCATTTCACTGTCTACATCCTAAATGTAGCTGTTGCTGACTGCTGTCTGctcctcttgttttttctgttcacaTTGGCATATTTCAACTTAACAATCATTTGTTACGGTTTGGattctttttatcctttctttgaAAAGTTTGTAGATGCAATTGAATTCCTGTGCCACTTCTTTGTCCTTAGCAGCCTGGGTCTCCTGACAGCCATCAGCACGGAGCGCTCTGtctctgtcatcttcccaaTCTGGTATCGCTGCCACCGCCCAAAGCACTTGTCAGGCATCATGAGTGGGGTGCTCTGGGCCAGCATCGGCTCTTTCATGTTGTCCATTTATCTTTGCTTCAAATTTGATGAAATTCATGTAACAATATTTAAAAGTGTGGCCATTACCTATTCCGTGATATTGTCATTATTGATGTTGATTTCCAACGCGTCCATGGTCATAAGGCTCCGATGTGGCTCACAGAGACGGAGCCTGGGGAAACTctatgttgctgttgtgctcaatgtcatcttcttctttgcctttgggatgCCTTTCAGTGCTGAGGTTTTCTTCGATTTGTCCCTTTCGCGtaatttatttccagaaaacacCACTCTggttctggctctgctgaacagcagcatcaatccAGTCATTTACTTCCTGGTGGGAAGCTGGCGGCAGCGCCGcttccaaggctccatccaagcCGCCCTGCGCAgagtgtttgaagagaaagcgaggagcaaggaggagagcCCCGTGCCTGAGGGCATCCCC